From Thermoplasmatales archaeon, a single genomic window includes:
- the alaS gene encoding alanine--tRNA ligase has protein sequence MVGSENGNLDLEFFKSEKFIKKKCVKCGKYFWTKDKNRVTCGDPPCDSYSFIGNSPVNKQYSLKEMRDAFTGFFSNTHTFIKPYPVVPRWRDDVLLVNASIYDFQPHVTSGRVKPPGNPLVMSQPSIRMNDTDLVGATGRHLTSFEMLCHDAFNYPDKKVYWKEETTKYCYDFLTLGLGVDSSLITFKEKPWSGGGNGGNAFEVFVSGLEVATLVFMDLKEDPNGPVEIEGKNYSKMDMEIVDTGYGLERLVWLSQGTPTVYHAVMPDVIDLLLGLLDDREIDNEILSVFSMEAALLEPFDKSELLENTLGRIRREKKDVDMKRLEELFDKARSLFTLADHSKSLMFLFSDYVIPSNVKVGYLSRLLIRRSLRMIDDLGINVDLSDLIIRHSTNMQDVIPNFPSEFLNTIMPMEKAKYNDLKSRAVGIVERVFRKSDTLAPDDLVLLYDSFGITPEQSTEIVREKFGKNIEIPGDFSKLVVSIHDQGVVSKGEVEHFPDIHTRPLYYDDASISEFTAVVLYSEGNNIITNQTAFYPEGGGQPTDTGYFALGNKKVDMLKAEKFNRSIVHRLSSPIPLGTRISGHVDFWRRRRLMVHHSATHLLLGVCRMVLGNHVWQSSVQKGTEHSRLDITHYAKISDDEIRKIEQTCLKFITENRKVRVRNIEWNKAIGTFGFRLFQGGVPDGKEIRVVEIEGVDVEGCGGTHVASTGELGFLKIIKTETVQEGIQRIIFSAGFAALDFVEDQYFTIKAVEGKIKPSPEGLKDSFLRIVDENIRYKKEQTKNERKFIETLISSATKIRINELEGIFISHDLEDRDYKLLVSAIFKLHPFSIISRRTGDVYETTIISSGAIDCNKMANILRSRIGGEVSGSNNNSIVKSQESINETLIRKVFDLD, from the coding sequence GTGGTTGGTAGCGAAAATGGAAATCTTGATCTTGAATTTTTCAAGTCGGAAAAGTTCATTAAGAAAAAATGTGTAAAATGTGGGAAATATTTCTGGACTAAAGACAAAAATAGGGTAACATGTGGAGATCCTCCGTGCGATTCATATTCCTTTATCGGGAATAGTCCTGTGAACAAGCAGTATTCTCTGAAGGAGATGAGGGATGCGTTCACTGGTTTTTTCTCGAATACCCACACGTTCATTAAACCTTATCCCGTTGTGCCAAGATGGCGTGACGATGTTCTCCTGGTAAACGCATCAATTTACGACTTCCAGCCTCATGTAACCTCTGGGAGAGTTAAGCCTCCCGGAAACCCATTGGTAATGTCACAACCGTCCATAAGAATGAATGATACTGATCTTGTAGGAGCTACGGGCAGGCATCTTACCAGCTTTGAAATGCTATGTCACGATGCATTCAACTACCCGGATAAAAAAGTGTACTGGAAGGAAGAGACAACAAAGTACTGTTATGATTTCCTGACTCTGGGATTAGGCGTAGATTCGAGCCTTATTACGTTCAAGGAAAAGCCTTGGTCTGGTGGTGGAAACGGAGGAAACGCCTTTGAGGTTTTTGTTTCCGGTCTGGAAGTTGCCACGCTCGTTTTCATGGATCTGAAGGAAGATCCAAATGGACCCGTAGAGATCGAAGGAAAGAATTACTCGAAAATGGATATGGAAATTGTCGACACAGGGTATGGGCTTGAACGTCTTGTTTGGTTATCTCAGGGAACTCCTACAGTTTATCATGCCGTTATGCCTGATGTCATAGACCTTCTTCTAGGGCTCCTAGATGATCGAGAGATAGATAATGAGATTCTATCTGTTTTTTCAATGGAAGCTGCCTTACTCGAACCCTTTGATAAGAGTGAGTTGCTGGAAAACACACTTGGCAGAATTAGGCGTGAAAAGAAAGACGTTGACATGAAAAGGTTGGAAGAATTGTTCGATAAGGCCCGGTCTCTCTTCACACTTGCTGATCATTCTAAATCACTCATGTTTCTCTTTTCGGATTATGTCATTCCCTCAAATGTGAAGGTAGGGTATCTTTCTCGCCTTCTCATAAGAAGGAGTCTAAGAATGATCGACGACCTTGGCATAAATGTCGATCTGTCAGATCTAATAATCAGGCACAGCACAAATATGCAGGATGTAATCCCGAACTTTCCTTCGGAATTTCTCAATACCATAATGCCTATGGAGAAGGCAAAATACAACGATCTTAAAAGTCGAGCTGTAGGCATTGTCGAGCGTGTGTTCAGAAAGAGCGATACTCTTGCACCAGATGATCTCGTACTCCTGTATGATTCGTTCGGGATAACTCCAGAACAATCGACAGAGATAGTGAGAGAAAAATTTGGAAAAAATATTGAGATCCCAGGTGATTTCAGTAAACTAGTCGTCTCTATACACGATCAGGGCGTCGTTTCGAAAGGTGAAGTTGAACACTTTCCAGATATACATACCAGGCCTCTTTATTACGATGACGCATCAATATCGGAATTTACAGCCGTAGTTCTTTATTCTGAGGGAAATAATATAATCACAAATCAAACCGCTTTCTACCCCGAAGGTGGTGGACAGCCAACTGACACTGGCTATTTTGCCTTAGGAAATAAAAAGGTGGATATGTTAAAGGCGGAAAAATTCAATCGCAGTATTGTTCACAGGCTCTCGTCGCCTATTCCGCTTGGTACACGCATTTCTGGGCACGTTGATTTCTGGAGAAGGAGAAGGCTCATGGTTCATCACTCCGCGACGCACCTATTGCTTGGTGTTTGCAGGATGGTCCTCGGAAATCATGTGTGGCAGAGCAGTGTGCAGAAGGGAACTGAGCACTCAAGACTTGATATAACACATTATGCGAAGATCTCAGATGATGAGATAAGGAAAATTGAGCAAACTTGCCTGAAGTTTATAACCGAAAACAGAAAAGTAAGAGTTAGAAACATTGAGTGGAACAAGGCCATTGGCACCTTCGGGTTCCGTCTTTTTCAGGGTGGTGTTCCCGATGGAAAGGAAATTAGGGTTGTGGAAATCGAGGGGGTCGATGTAGAGGGGTGCGGAGGAACACATGTTGCATCAACAGGAGAATTGGGTTTTCTTAAAATTATAAAAACCGAGACAGTCCAGGAAGGTATACAGCGTATTATATTCTCGGCTGGCTTTGCGGCTCTTGATTTCGTTGAGGACCAATATTTCACAATCAAGGCCGTGGAAGGCAAGATCAAGCCAAGTCCCGAGGGCCTTAAAGATTCATTTTTGAGAATTGTTGACGAAAATATACGCTATAAAAAGGAGCAAACGAAAAACGAAAGAAAATTCATAGAAACTCTTATCTCCTCCGCAACCAAGATCCGTATTAATGAACTTGAAGGGATATTCATATCTCATGACCTCGAAGATCGAGACTACAAGCTACTTGTTTCGGCCATTTTCAAACTCCATCCATTTTCAATCATAAGCAGGAGAACAGGGGATGTTTATGAAACGACAATCATATCCAGTGGCGCAATAGATTGTAACAAAATGGCAAATATTCTCAGGTCACGTATCGGTGGAGAAGTATCAGGATCCAACAACAACTCTATCGTTAAGAGTCAAGAATCGATTAATGAAACGTTAATAAGGAAGGTTTTCGATTTAGATTGA
- a CDS encoding multiprotein bridging factor aMBF1: MYCEMCGRNVPKLTKIRIEDAELNVCDNCLKFGKPVVEHSSTKPHYQEDIPAVTIPVKKRAYPVPKPNTKMRVKDDIESLEPVPDFHLLVREARSRMGLTQEQLAEKVLEKKNIISSIERGGYIPEIRTLRKLEKFLKIQLVEKIE, encoded by the coding sequence ATGTATTGTGAAATGTGTGGGCGCAATGTTCCAAAATTAACTAAGATACGCATAGAGGATGCGGAACTGAATGTGTGTGATAACTGCCTGAAATTCGGAAAGCCTGTTGTGGAGCATTCAAGCACTAAGCCACACTATCAGGAAGATATTCCTGCAGTGACTATCCCGGTGAAAAAACGCGCGTATCCAGTTCCAAAACCTAATACGAAAATGAGGGTTAAAGATGACATAGAATCACTTGAACCGGTCCCTGATTTCCATTTACTCGTCAGAGAAGCCAGGTCTAGAATGGGCTTGACTCAGGAACAGCTGGCTGAAAAAGTACTTGAAAAGAAAAACATCATTTCATCTATAGAGAGAGGAGGTTATATTCCTGAGATTCGGACATTGCGAAAACTTGAAAAATTCCTGAAAATTCAGTTGGTGGAAAAAATTGAATAG
- a CDS encoding universal stress protein, translating to MKNKDQNNKSEGDFFPKKIIVAFDGSVPSKRAFKTALSIANKYGSEITVVHAVAFPIGGYGTGEAYFDWDEYYSLAKKNVLKVLNPLIKEAKAEEEDVKSVFTSGTTSVAESLLEEANKLKPDLIVMGSRGLGGFKSLLLGSVSNAVVAHSDCPVLIVK from the coding sequence ATGAAGAATAAAGATCAAAACAATAAATCAGAAGGAGATTTTTTCCCGAAAAAGATTATTGTGGCTTTCGATGGATCAGTGCCATCCAAAAGGGCGTTCAAAACTGCGCTCTCTATAGCCAATAAGTACGGGTCAGAGATTACGGTTGTACATGCCGTTGCTTTTCCGATAGGTGGTTACGGTACGGGAGAAGCTTATTTTGATTGGGATGAGTACTATTCACTCGCTAAGAAAAATGTATTAAAGGTTCTCAATCCATTGATTAAAGAGGCAAAAGCCGAGGAGGAGGATGTGAAAAGCGTTTTTACCAGTGGAACTACCTCAGTTGCTGAGTCTTTGCTTGAAGAGGCAAATAAATTAAAACCGGACCTCATAGTTATGGGTTCCAGGGGACTTGGAGGGTTCAAGAGCTTATTGCTTGGTAGTGTCTCTAATGCCGTTGTCGCACATTCAGATTGCCCAGTATTAATAGTAAAATGA
- a CDS encoding fibrillarin-like rRNA/tRNA 2'-O-methyltransferase, which yields MNDKSVRYSVSKGKAFTISDYSKPVYGENVVHSGGKYAREWNPKRSKLAAALIKGFSHLPFTSDSKILYLGASSGTTVSHISDISITGKIYAVEKAIEPFSKLLFLAEQRRNIYPILDDANSPERYKFFVDNVNVMYQDISQRNQVQIFNENVNAFPGVNSAILILKINAISSKGKEHEILETNLRMIPHFKILDIIDLRPYSKANYFVFMQRIR from the coding sequence TTGAATGATAAATCTGTAAGATATAGTGTGTCAAAGGGCAAGGCATTCACTATTAGTGACTATAGTAAGCCAGTTTACGGAGAAAACGTTGTCCACAGCGGGGGAAAATATGCCAGGGAATGGAATCCTAAAAGGAGTAAACTTGCTGCAGCACTGATAAAAGGTTTTTCGCATCTTCCTTTTACTAGCGACAGTAAGATTCTTTATCTTGGCGCCTCGTCCGGTACGACGGTAAGCCATATTTCGGACATATCTATAACTGGAAAAATTTACGCAGTAGAAAAGGCAATTGAACCATTTTCAAAATTACTATTCCTGGCTGAGCAGAGAAGAAATATATACCCAATCCTGGATGATGCAAATTCTCCGGAAAGGTACAAATTTTTTGTGGACAACGTCAACGTTATGTATCAGGACATTTCCCAAAGAAACCAAGTTCAAATATTCAATGAAAACGTTAATGCTTTCCCAGGGGTAAATAGTGCGATCCTCATATTAAAGATCAATGCAATTTCAAGCAAGGGGAAGGAACATGAAATCCTGGAAACAAATTTACGCATGATACCGCATTTCAAGATTTTGGACATAATCGATCTTCGCCCGTATTCTAAGGCCAACTATTTTGTCTTTATGCAGAGAATTAGGTGA
- a CDS encoding prenyltransferase — translation MLKNYFMIAIRDGRVPPIYLYFVIVSMGFAYCYEKAGVFNLLFYLVAFVSYGFLLVSINLFDDYFDYKNGIDRPDSPNTSYRNHPIFYYRLKPNRLLKLAVVSTVLSFLIFFVLSVVEDNYTMILFEVAGICIAYGYTGPLFEFKYRALGEIVLMLSFILIFNSIVFFQIEKVSLNSILLSTPFSVLLFVLLYIGNFRDIENDRGKIRTIAVLLGKKNSIILMEVVSSIAVVVIVLFAVFKIVGPIFLITLATFPFLMLFFHKIGSMPAKDIENYYGKIISLYGILFIVSCLI, via the coding sequence ATGCTTAAAAATTATTTCATGATAGCAATAAGGGATGGACGAGTTCCGCCAATATATCTATACTTTGTGATAGTTTCAATGGGATTCGCATACTGCTACGAAAAAGCAGGCGTGTTTAATCTTCTTTTTTATCTTGTAGCCTTTGTATCGTATGGATTTCTCCTTGTTTCCATAAATCTATTTGACGATTATTTCGATTATAAAAATGGGATAGACAGACCGGATAGTCCGAACACTTCGTACAGAAATCATCCAATATTTTATTATCGACTGAAACCAAACCGACTCCTGAAACTTGCCGTGGTTTCAACCGTTCTTTCTTTCCTGATCTTTTTTGTGCTCTCTGTGGTTGAAGACAACTACACGATGATCCTGTTTGAGGTCGCAGGAATATGTATTGCGTACGGTTATACAGGTCCACTGTTCGAATTTAAGTACAGAGCTCTTGGGGAGATCGTACTGATGCTATCATTCATTCTAATATTCAATTCAATTGTTTTCTTCCAAATTGAAAAAGTTTCATTGAATTCTATACTTTTGTCTACGCCATTTTCAGTTCTTCTTTTCGTATTATTGTATATCGGAAATTTCAGAGATATTGAAAATGATAGAGGGAAAATCAGGACTATTGCAGTTTTACTTGGAAAAAAGAATAGCATTATTCTTATGGAAGTTGTCTCCAGCATAGCTGTAGTAGTTATCGTACTATTTGCGGTTTTTAAAATAGTAGGCCCAATTTTTCTGATCACGCTAGCCACATTCCCATTTCTAATGTTGTTCTTTCATAAAATTGGAAGCATGCCGGCTAAGGATATAGAAAACTATTATGGTAAGATAATCTCACTTTATGGCATCTTATTTATTGTTTCTTGCTTAATCTGA
- a CDS encoding methyltransferase domain-containing protein encodes MTDYHDFFSKNVDYYTKSKSHRSGEDLSMLLEALNVSGDSVGLDLATGTGNTAIEIAKIARMVYGLDGTQEMLDSAIKSAYNLGLSNIEFVLGSVEHLPFGNETFDLVSCRRAAHHFKDKSMFLDEVRRVLKVGGKFGLVDFVRPENDTLNLFNRIETMRDPSHVAALRFSEWDDMVKNHGFKVLESQLVRRSIPFGEWLSPVSVDSEAGIGIQKLLRSVSASELEIINFDLDAMEIKKDYLILTCAKVND; translated from the coding sequence ATGACTGATTATCATGATTTTTTTTCCAAAAATGTGGACTACTATACTAAGAGCAAGTCCCATAGATCGGGGGAGGATTTGTCAATGCTTCTGGAGGCTCTTAATGTGTCCGGTGATTCTGTCGGGCTAGATCTTGCAACAGGAACCGGTAATACCGCAATTGAAATTGCGAAGATAGCACGTATGGTATACGGGCTTGATGGCACGCAGGAGATGCTCGACTCAGCAATCAAATCAGCTTATAATCTCGGGCTTAGTAATATTGAATTTGTACTGGGGTCCGTAGAGCACCTCCCTTTTGGCAATGAAACATTTGATCTCGTGTCATGTCGTCGGGCAGCCCATCATTTTAAAGATAAGAGTATGTTTTTGGATGAAGTTCGCCGTGTTTTGAAGGTTGGAGGGAAGTTTGGCCTGGTCGACTTTGTTCGACCCGAAAATGATACTCTGAACCTGTTTAACAGAATAGAAACCATGAGAGATCCTTCGCACGTCGCTGCATTAAGATTTTCCGAGTGGGATGATATGGTGAAGAATCACGGATTCAAAGTCTTAGAATCTCAACTTGTAAGAAGGTCAATTCCTTTTGGAGAATGGCTTAGTCCCGTTTCTGTAGACAGTGAAGCCGGTATCGGGATACAGAAACTCCTGAGATCGGTCAGCGCGTCTGAGCTCGAAATAATAAATTTCGATCTTGATGCCATGGAGATAAAGAAAGACTACCTTATACTGACTTGTGCAAAGGTAAATGATTAA
- a CDS encoding plasma-membrane proton-efflux P-type ATPase has protein sequence MAEDSEFKKLTIGETLAKLSSSADGLSSAEAGKRITEYGKNEVSEKKKNPVFAFLKKFWAPVPWMLEVAIILTYILDKFLDMYIIAFLLVFNGIIAFTQEKRAENAVELLKQRLNVKARVRRDGSWSIIEASALVPGDIIHIRSGDIIPADIKIIDGHVLVDQSALTGESIAVDYGKSNMAYSGSLVKNGESTGIIVATGSKTFFGKTTELVKAAGSESHLEKLILNIVKYLIAIDVALVAILVVFSLLMGISYSSVIPFALIVLIVSIPVALPATFTIAMALGARELSGNGILVTRLVSAEDVASMDVLNLDKTGTITENKLTAGIPIPYGVYKDSDVLKYAYLASSESSQDPIDLAVIEAFKKSNVAMPEFSVEEFVPFDPKTKRTEATIKFSDQTISVMKGAPQIIAGIATFTNVDAYHREIDKLSKKGFRVIAIGKIGDGKKCDLVGLLPLYDPPRKDSKAFIQEIKNLNVVPKMVTGDNSAIANEIGTEVGIGGRVCSIDELKGLASSESEVSKIINSDVFAEVFPEDKILIVRDLQKGKHYVGMTGDGVNDAPALKQAEVGIAVSNATDVAKASASMVLTHEGLSDIVNAIKVGRRIFQRMLTYTINKIVKTIQVAIFLTLSFFVVRFFVTTPFDIVLLLFANDFVTMSIATDNARYSMHPEKWSARSLIRSSLILSVAVLVESFFTLWVALYFRMTQLEIHTFIFDMLVFSGQLTVYVVRERGRMWSSRPSTFLMTASILDIIAISLLSVFGILVSPLPYIYVLIALGITFGFALVLDQVKISLKRDFRA, from the coding sequence ATGGCTGAAGATAGCGAGTTCAAGAAATTAACAATAGGTGAAACTTTAGCCAAATTATCTTCAAGTGCTGATGGTTTATCCAGCGCTGAAGCCGGAAAAAGAATTACGGAGTACGGAAAAAACGAAGTGTCGGAGAAAAAAAAGAATCCAGTATTCGCGTTTTTAAAAAAATTCTGGGCGCCAGTTCCTTGGATGCTTGAGGTAGCTATCATTCTGACCTATATTTTAGATAAATTCCTAGATATGTACATTATTGCGTTTCTCCTTGTTTTTAACGGTATTATCGCGTTCACTCAAGAAAAGAGAGCCGAAAACGCTGTAGAACTATTAAAGCAGAGATTAAATGTCAAAGCCCGGGTTCGGCGTGATGGATCCTGGAGTATTATTGAAGCTAGCGCTCTTGTCCCAGGGGACATAATCCATATAAGGTCTGGAGACATAATTCCTGCAGACATCAAGATCATTGATGGACATGTACTAGTTGATCAGTCTGCTCTGACTGGAGAGTCTATTGCTGTGGACTACGGGAAGAGCAATATGGCATACTCCGGTTCATTGGTGAAAAATGGCGAGTCAACAGGAATCATTGTTGCAACAGGCTCAAAAACATTCTTTGGAAAGACAACGGAGTTGGTAAAAGCTGCCGGATCCGAATCTCATCTTGAGAAACTCATACTGAACATAGTCAAGTACCTCATCGCTATTGATGTTGCTCTTGTCGCTATTCTTGTTGTATTTTCCCTTTTAATGGGCATAAGTTATTCATCGGTAATTCCATTTGCTTTGATAGTTTTAATTGTATCTATTCCCGTTGCGCTACCAGCAACATTTACTATTGCGATGGCTCTTGGTGCTAGGGAATTATCTGGAAATGGAATCCTTGTAACAAGACTGGTTTCTGCTGAGGACGTCGCGTCAATGGATGTCCTGAATCTGGACAAGACCGGGACAATCACGGAAAATAAGCTGACTGCAGGAATACCTATACCTTACGGCGTATACAAGGATTCGGATGTGTTGAAGTACGCATACCTGGCCTCAAGTGAATCTAGCCAGGATCCAATAGATCTTGCCGTTATTGAAGCTTTTAAAAAGTCTAATGTGGCTATGCCTGAATTCAGTGTGGAAGAATTCGTGCCATTTGATCCTAAAACTAAGAGAACCGAAGCTACAATCAAGTTCTCAGATCAGACAATAAGTGTCATGAAAGGCGCTCCTCAGATCATTGCCGGCATTGCAACCTTTACCAACGTAGATGCATATCACCGGGAAATAGATAAACTCTCGAAAAAAGGTTTCAGGGTAATTGCAATAGGTAAGATAGGAGATGGCAAAAAGTGCGATCTTGTAGGGCTCCTTCCTTTGTACGACCCACCAAGAAAAGATAGCAAAGCATTCATACAAGAAATAAAGAATCTTAACGTTGTTCCAAAAATGGTAACGGGAGATAATTCTGCCATAGCTAATGAGATCGGCACGGAAGTAGGTATTGGCGGGCGTGTATGTAGTATCGATGAATTGAAGGGATTAGCTAGTTCGGAATCCGAGGTTTCCAAAATAATAAACAGTGATGTCTTTGCAGAGGTTTTTCCAGAAGATAAGATATTAATCGTGAGGGATCTCCAAAAGGGGAAACATTATGTTGGAATGACTGGTGATGGAGTCAATGACGCTCCGGCACTCAAGCAAGCTGAAGTAGGGATAGCTGTATCCAATGCTACGGATGTAGCCAAGGCATCTGCCAGCATGGTTCTTACCCATGAGGGTCTTAGTGACATTGTAAACGCAATAAAAGTGGGACGACGGATATTCCAAAGAATGCTAACCTATACCATAAACAAGATCGTTAAGACAATTCAGGTTGCAATATTTCTTACACTTTCATTTTTTGTGGTTCGTTTTTTTGTTACAACACCGTTTGATATAGTCCTTCTGCTGTTTGCTAATGATTTTGTTACAATGTCAATAGCAACCGACAATGCAAGGTATTCAATGCACCCAGAAAAATGGAGCGCGCGAAGCCTAATCAGGTCCTCTCTAATACTGTCAGTAGCCGTCCTTGTAGAATCGTTTTTCACGCTATGGGTAGCGCTGTACTTTAGAATGACGCAGTTAGAAATACACACTTTCATATTTGACATGCTAGTATTCAGCGGTCAATTAACCGTATATGTGGTACGGGAGAGGGGACGTATGTGGTCCTCTAGGCCAAGTACTTTTCTGATGACAGCAAGTATACTCGATATAATAGCAATATCGCTTCTCTCGGTCTTTGGAATTCTCGTGAGCCCATTGCCTTACATATACGTACTCATAGCGCTCGGCATAACTTTCGGCTTTGCCCTTGTTCTTGACCAGGTAAAAATCTCCCTAAAGCGTGATTTTCGCGCCTGA
- a CDS encoding ATP-NAD kinase family protein, translated as MSKKNVGFLVNPIAGCGQFFNMKGSDGLSLKDCPESVSLSLAERFLDLIPETNVTYYTASGNMGAKAFNKKPLENFHVIYNAPEITSRADTQNFVCALGDYPIDILVFFGGDGTAKDLVDARVDIPVLGVPAGTKMFSSVFSISVEDAVSVLRSLLSQDEGTIVSGDVIYVDENKYSAGNLVMSLYGQLKIPSSPMIVTACKGEYPDSNIMDIVEYIEEIIKQDVNYIVGPGSTCLEIKKLYGDDGTTFGFDLIKNGKIVARDLSEKEIYEAEADPTKIVISPLGGQGFLIGRGNKQLSARVIKKIGFENFIVVSSPEKLNGINYLYIDIGNFDFTIPSYVRVLYGYGTFKLVKLRR; from the coding sequence ATGAGCAAGAAAAATGTTGGATTTTTGGTGAATCCCATTGCAGGATGCGGCCAATTTTTTAACATGAAGGGATCCGATGGTCTCTCTCTCAAAGATTGCCCTGAGTCTGTATCTTTAAGCCTGGCTGAAAGATTCCTTGACCTGATACCTGAAACAAACGTAACCTATTACACTGCAAGCGGAAACATGGGTGCAAAGGCATTTAACAAGAAACCATTGGAAAATTTTCATGTTATCTATAATGCCCCTGAGATTACATCTAGGGCTGATACTCAGAACTTTGTTTGTGCGCTTGGGGATTATCCCATAGACATCCTTGTTTTCTTTGGGGGGGACGGGACAGCAAAGGATCTTGTCGATGCGAGAGTGGATATACCAGTCCTCGGTGTCCCAGCAGGAACTAAGATGTTTAGTTCAGTGTTCTCGATATCCGTAGAAGATGCTGTTTCTGTGTTAAGATCGCTTCTTTCCCAAGACGAAGGGACAATCGTTAGCGGGGACGTAATATATGTTGATGAAAATAAGTACTCTGCAGGAAATCTTGTTATGTCCTTGTATGGTCAGTTAAAAATACCTTCTTCTCCTATGATCGTTACGGCATGTAAAGGGGAATATCCAGATAGTAATATTATGGACATAGTTGAATATATAGAAGAAATAATAAAGCAGGATGTCAATTATATCGTGGGTCCAGGTTCTACATGCCTTGAAATAAAAAAATTATATGGCGATGATGGAACTACATTCGGTTTCGATCTTATTAAAAATGGTAAAATCGTAGCAAGAGATCTATCCGAAAAGGAAATTTATGAAGCTGAAGCCGATCCCACTAAAATCGTCATTTCCCCACTTGGAGGTCAGGGTTTTCTCATTGGGCGAGGAAACAAACAATTATCAGCGAGAGTGATAAAAAAAATAGGTTTTGAAAATTTCATTGTTGTTTCTTCACCAGAAAAACTTAATGGTATCAATTATCTCTATATAGACATCGGCAACTTTGATTTTACCATCCCGAGTTACGTAAGAGTGCTATATGGATATGGCACATTCAAATTGGTAAAACTTCGGAGATAA